Sequence from the Ancalomicrobiaceae bacterium S20 genome:
GGCACGAGCACGAAGTCCTCGACCTCGAAAACCGAGAAGACGAACAGCACCAGGAGCGGCGCCACGCAGCCGAGGGTCAGAAGGATCGCGACGGGGATCGCGAGATGGGGGCGGCCGAGCGCGGACAACCAGCTCATGCCGCGACCCTCGTGACGAAACAACGCTCGGATCGCAGGGCGAGGCCGACCGCCGTCCCCGGCGCCGGCGCGTCGTGGCCGGCGTAGCTCAGCCGGACGCCGGCGGCCACGACCTCGACCAGGGTCCGGTCACCCTGGAACACGACATGGGTGACCTCGCCGACGAGGGCGCCGCCCGCTCCGGCCTCGATGCCCTCCGGCCGGACCACCAGCATGGCGCGATCGCCGGGCGCGAGGCCTTCGACCGCGGCGGCACGGACCACCCCGAGCGGCGTGTCGATCGAGGCCTCGCCCGCCGCGGCCTCGAGGATGCGGCCCTCGACCAGCGCGGCGCCGCCGATGAAATCGGCGACGAAACTGTCGGCCGGCCGCGCATAGACGGTGCGCGGATCGGCCTTCTGCACGATCCGGCCCTTGTTCATGACCACGACGACGTCGGACAGCGCGAAGGCCTCCTCCTGGTCGTGGGTCACATAGACGAAGGCGATGCCGAGCCGGCGCTGCAGGTCCTTGAGCTCGATCTGCAGGTGCCCGCGCATCTTGCGATCGAGCGCGGACAGCGGCTCGTCGAGCAGGAGCAGCCGCGGCTCCGCCACGATGGCGCGGGCGACCGCCACGCGCTGCTGCTGGCCACCCGAGAGCTGATGCGGCAGGCGTGCGCCAAATTCAGCCATGTGCACGGCCTCGAGCGCGCGCATCACGCGGTTCTCGAGGTTCGGCATGATCCCCTTGAGACGCAGCGAGAAGGCGACGTTCTCGAACACGGTCAGATGCGGGAACAGCGCATAGGACTGGAACACCGTGTTGACCGGCCGCCGCTCCGGCGGCACCGCCACGATCGACTGGCCATCGAGTTCGAGGCTGCCGGCATCCGGCCGCTCGAAACCCGCGATCATCCGCAGGATCGTGGTCTTGCCGCAA
This genomic interval carries:
- a CDS encoding ABC transporter ATP-binding protein → MPASTAFQPRDPAATPLLLSARGLVKRYGQAPAVAGVDLDIPERAFTTLLGPSGCGKTTILRMIAGFERPDAGSLELDGQSIVAVPPERRPVNTVFQSYALFPHLTVFENVAFSLRLKGIMPNLENRVMRALEAVHMAEFGARLPHQLSGGQQQRVAVARAIVAEPRLLLLDEPLSALDRKMRGHLQIELKDLQRRLGIAFVYVTHDQEEAFALSDVVVVMNKGRIVQKADPRTVYARPADSFVADFIGGAALVEGRILEAAAGEASIDTPLGVVRAAAVEGLAPGDRAMLVVRPEGIEAGAGGALVGEVTHVVFQGDRTLVEVVAAGVRLSYAGHDAPAPGTAVGLALRSERCFVTRVAA